In the genome of Bremerella sp. P1, the window GGGAGCCTGGTCGGCTAGATCGTTCAATTCGCAGCGATCCTCCGCCAGATTATAGAGTTCCCATTCAATCTCATGCGGCATTCGTTTCGACCGAACGAGTTTCCAATCACCTTGGCGAAGCGCTCGAGCGGCCATGTGATCGAATCCGATGACGCGGTCCGCTAACTGTTTGCCCCGCCATACCGGCAATAAGCTTGAGCCTTCACAAGGTGTAATGTCGCGATCGTTGACCACGTCGGGATAACTGCCCCCTGCAACTTCGACCAGACTTGGCAGGATGTCCATCACATGTGCTGGATCACGAGCCCATCGATTGGGCTTACCGATTCCCGCCGGCCAATGAACGATCAGGGGAGAGCTGATGCCACCTTCATGCGTGAAGTGTTTGTACATTCGGAATGGTGTATTGCCGAGGTTTGCCCATGCACTGCCGTACGATTGATGCGTTCCAGGCTGTCCAATTTCTCGCAGCTGATCACCAGTACGAAGTGTCGTCTGCCCTGCGCGTGACTGGCCATCGAATCCAAACGGCCCCCATTCATAGCAAGCCCCGTTGTCGCTAAGGAAGAGGATAAGAGTATTCTCTAGATCGCCAGTGCTATCGAGATGCTCGACAATCTCTCCAACGCCCTGATCGACCGAATCAACCATTGCCGCGAAGACCGCCATCCGGCGGGCAAGATCTTTCTGCCGATCGGTATCAAGGTCAGCCCAGGCCGGATTCATCTCTCCTGAGTAGCCGTTCGCAATATCGTCGGGCTCTACCGGTACAATCGATCGAGGAGAAAGCTTCCAGCGTTCGCCATCAATCAGGCCCAGTTCCTTCATCCGAGCGAAGCGGTTTTCGCGTAGTTCATCCCAGCCTTGCATGTAGAGATCAAAGTATTTGTCCACTCGATCCGCGGGAGCCTGGACAGGGAAGTGGGGTGACGAGTGGCCGAGAAACAAGAACCATGGTTGATCGCTTTCTTGTCCCTGACGAATGAATTCCAGCGCATATTGATTGAACACATCAGTTGCGTAGAACTCATCATGGGGGACGTTTACTTCCTTTTTACGGCCGTTCGGCAATCGCACATACTTGTTGGGACTGTACTGATCTTGGGCATAACCACTGGTATATCCATAAAACTCGTCGAATCCCCGTTTGATTGGTCCTGTCTCGGGGTGCAGATGCCACTTGCCAACGTAGTAGCAACCATAGCCTGCTGGCTTCAAGGCCTCAGCCAACGTGACGCAATTTTCGTTGAGACGTCCCAAGTAGCCTGGGCCGCGAGTCTTGCTAGGTTTATTAGTGGTAAAGTCACCGATGCCAGCCTGCGACGGATAGAGGCCCGTCATCAAAGATGCACGTGTCGGGCAACAGCGCGCCGAGGTATAGAACTGGGTAAAGCGAACACCATTGGCCGCCAAGCGATCGACGTTGGGCGTCCGAATTTCTCCCCCGTAGCAGCCAAGGTCTGAGTACCCCAAATCGTCGGCAAGGATTACCAGAATGTTAGGACGGTCATCCGCCGATACCTTGATCGCATATGTCTGTGCGAAGAGCAGGGCAATTAGGGAAACTAATACTCGGGGAGGCATGGGCAGAACCTTGTATTGATTAGCAGTCAACAAATTAGGGGGATCGTTGCGAAGAGGTGTAGATACGATGGTCAGGTTCCTCAATCCTAGGTAGCGGGAGCCTGGTTACAATGAGATTAACCACCAATCGATTGATCCATTTTGTCAGGTTAGGATGGTCGCCAAATACCCGTCTCGGGTTTAGGGGGACTGTTGTTTACACTGCTTTCGATATTGGCCGGGTGTGATTCGAGTCAGGCGTTTAAAGACCACGTGCAGATACTCGACGTGTTCGAAACCACAG includes:
- a CDS encoding sulfatase-like hydrolase/transferase encodes the protein MPPRVLVSLIALLFAQTYAIKVSADDRPNILVILADDLGYSDLGCYGGEIRTPNVDRLAANGVRFTQFYTSARCCPTRASLMTGLYPSQAGIGDFTTNKPSKTRGPGYLGRLNENCVTLAEALKPAGYGCYYVGKWHLHPETGPIKRGFDEFYGYTSGYAQDQYSPNKYVRLPNGRKKEVNVPHDEFYATDVFNQYALEFIRQGQESDQPWFLFLGHSSPHFPVQAPADRVDKYFDLYMQGWDELRENRFARMKELGLIDGERWKLSPRSIVPVEPDDIANGYSGEMNPAWADLDTDRQKDLARRMAVFAAMVDSVDQGVGEIVEHLDSTGDLENTLILFLSDNGACYEWGPFGFDGQSRAGQTTLRTGDQLREIGQPGTHQSYGSAWANLGNTPFRMYKHFTHEGGISSPLIVHWPAGIGKPNRWARDPAHVMDILPSLVEVAGGSYPDVVNDRDITPCEGSSLLPVWRGKQLADRVIGFDHMAARALRQGDWKLVRSKRMPHEIEWELYNLAEDRCELNDLADQAPKRVEEMAETWERWARHVQVIWEGDQGKSAQSEPASPEIANRPFTATGKVELSGDRGVVAAQGGREYGYAIHVVRGKLAFDVRTSANKVTRIMSTDKAPKSFRFDAHLDQKRMTLRLDGEVVAETESPGLIPIQPKDGLSLGEDTLSAAGNYDAPNPLTGHVLSFEVKSNPQNKPANKLPEVSYGDVYAPLFADPHYNGSCDPEIVWNPVLEKWFVYYTARRATRTSASYVGTPIGVLSSTDLRNWEFLGYCSFDGTEGKPDNETTHWAPGIIAVGDELHMFATFKNSAKPPWGGDGVIRHYVTSASEPLRGWKLADAPSFQQPDPIDVSLIKVGDLFHAYYRVGKGGGIHWATSKDLSSWENHGACSGEINAKERGFGYQEAPYVFSFGARFWMVTDPHDGLAVFHSPDAVHWTQQERILRDPGKREADHTLARHPSVAVVDDRAFIFYHTEPNRPYPSPPAEKRTVPQKISFLQIAELKLIDGTLTCDRNASISFPESSTPD